The following proteins are encoded in a genomic region of Hippopotamus amphibius kiboko isolate mHipAmp2 chromosome 8, mHipAmp2.hap2, whole genome shotgun sequence:
- the LYPD6B gene encoding ly6/PLAUR domain-containing protein 6B isoform X2 — MLLLCPALAVAVVHTFIFTENRAFAKNINFYNVRPPLDHTQYCLTVHHFTNHGRSTSITKKCASRSECHFVGCHHSRDSEHTECRSCCEGMICNVDLPTNHTNAVFAVMHAQRTSGSGALAPYLPVLAWAFVLPLI, encoded by the exons ATGCTGCTCCTCTGTCCTGCCCTTGCTGTAGCTGTGGTCCACACCTTTATCTTCACAGAAAACCGGGCATTTGCCAAGAACATCAACTTCTATAACGTGCGACCTCCTCTTGACC ATACACAGTACTGTTTGACAGTACATCACTTTACCAATCATGGAAGAAGTACATCCATCACCAAAAAGTGTGCCTCCAGAAGTGAATGTCATTTTGTTGGCTGCCACCATAGTCGAGATTCTGAACACACG GAGTGTAGGTCTTGCTGTGAAGGGATGATCTGCAATGTAGACTTACCCACCAACCACACTAATGCGGTCTTCGCTGTGATGCATGCTCAGAGGACGTCTGGCAGTGGTGCCTTGGCGCCCTACCTACCAGTGCTGGCCTGGGCCTTCGTGCTGCCGTTGATATGA
- the LYPD6B gene encoding ly6/PLAUR domain-containing protein 6B isoform X1: protein MLLLCPALAVAVVHTFIFTENRAFAKNINFYNVRPPLDPTPFPNSFKCFTCENAGDNYNCNRWAEDKWCPQNTQYCLTVHHFTNHGRSTSITKKCASRSECHFVGCHHSRDSEHTECRSCCEGMICNVDLPTNHTNAVFAVMHAQRTSGSGALAPYLPVLAWAFVLPLI from the exons ATGCTGCTCCTCTGTCCTGCCCTTGCTGTAGCTGTGGTCCACACCTTTATCTTCACAGAAAACCGGGCATTTGCCAAGAACATCAACTTCTATAACGTGCGACCTCCTCTTGACC cgaCACCATTTCCAAACAGCTTCAAGTGTTTTACCTGTGAAAATGCAGGGGATAATTATAACTGCAATCGATGGGCAGAAGACAAATGGTGCCCACAAA ATACACAGTACTGTTTGACAGTACATCACTTTACCAATCATGGAAGAAGTACATCCATCACCAAAAAGTGTGCCTCCAGAAGTGAATGTCATTTTGTTGGCTGCCACCATAGTCGAGATTCTGAACACACG GAGTGTAGGTCTTGCTGTGAAGGGATGATCTGCAATGTAGACTTACCCACCAACCACACTAATGCGGTCTTCGCTGTGATGCATGCTCAGAGGACGTCTGGCAGTGGTGCCTTGGCGCCCTACCTACCAGTGCTGGCCTGGGCCTTCGTGCTGCCGTTGATATGA